A window from Neodiprion fabricii isolate iyNeoFabr1 chromosome 2, iyNeoFabr1.1, whole genome shotgun sequence encodes these proteins:
- the LOC124175599 gene encoding uncharacterized protein LOC124175599, producing MEAHLNNLGSGSWNLTVRTRREFHSRARCYLDTKALLFSWLLEKPPSPAPAVMTQAMPAPTDSLTGKLPKLEIPHFFGELREWETFRDLFTAMVHNHRGLSPAVKLQYLKISVTEEVAQLLQNIAVSDANDEDAWQLLIDRYDNPRILVQGHAARPATTASSHNNSSPSLGSKPHKSNVSSHTVSNTLNDNANKKGRKCPLCSESHFIGACTQYKNECPSTKKCLVCGKSHHTSLHATDHSSVSAAEGASPSPDKNSSAGSAASTLVQANHVSKVLPYTKTVLLGTALVTLISESRRQVPAHILIHPGSEGCFISEAATQALQVTRTPVSTPISGVAGAKAGVSKGVISVVVSSRVDPSVQISVAAYVLTRVTRSLPSRAAPKVRSDHVIDLTLADPEFDKPRKIDMLLGADVYRELLLRSNRFGPPGTPVAQETIFGWILTGPTSTNPALSNKASSRVRAHHCSTESDLSELVRKFWELDELPTKEHVTEEEEKCESLFRGTTRRDETGRYVVRLPFGKDLVSCLGESHAFACRALVRSERRRESEPQLGAEYSRFLSEYLSLGHMELAPVANAGACAPRYYMHHHAVVREVQGPKLQTDISAILTRWRRHRVVFAADIVKMFRQIHVAPEDCDLQRIVWRECPESPVQDFRLLTVTYGTACASYLAIRTLQRLAEDEAQQFPTAVHARRHDTYVNDTLTGTGDLTSARELMKSLTNLLKSGGFEVGKWMSNHPELLVGIGNCEASSPSARKFEPNEWVGTLGVVWTPSDDSFRVKLNLDLNHTTASKRSLLSELARIFDPLGWLAPVLVYVKIFFQDTWISGATWDDPLHAETLSPWLHLRSTLPRLEDLVIPRWLGLTTHPRRYQLHGFSDASERPYTPAVYVRVCSEDDSYTVSLLCSKTKVAPVESNRVAEIQTLLPNTTWQHVKSAENPADLATRSITPEQILQADLWWQGPSWLKGPQSEWPQRKLASVDITGLDTHIEPIVHATCIAEDNEILSRFSFLKRLLRVTAWCLRCRNGIPADHHVALGDLQLLSASEIAAARERWIIITQRVAFPDEIAALQNKKLLPSRSALTRLNPFLDDGGVLRLGGRLQCAVLSYQERHPAILLGSSRFTDLFIRHAHDITLHGGAQLTVSHLLRHCWILGGRNKVRSLVRRCIECTRHRAPIPQQQMGQLPTARVNKLSRPFEKAGLDYAGPFLLRASSGRGRTTFKDYIALFVCLATRAIHLEVVGSYTTASFLAVFKRFTARHGIYSELHSDNGTNFRGADQEL from the exons ATGGAAGCTCATTTGAACAACCTTG GTTCCGGGAGCTGGAACCTCACAGTACGAACTCGACGAGAATTTCACAGCCGTGCAAGATGTTATCTTGACACAAAAGCTCTCCTCTTCTCATGGTTGCTCGAGAAGCCGCCATCACCCGCGCCTGCTGTCATGACACAGGCTATGCCTGCTCCTACGGATTCGCTGACTGGAAAACTCCCCAAACTCGAAATACCTCATTTTTTCGGTGAGCTACGCGAGTGGGAGACTTTTCGCGATCTGTTTACCGCAATGGTACACAATCACCGGGGTCTTTCACCCGCGGTGAAACTACAATATTTGAAGATTAGCGTAACTGAGGAGGTTGCTCAACTCCTCCAAAATATCGCTGTGTCTGACGCAAATGACGAAGACGCGTGGCAATTGCTAATCGATCGCTACGACAATCCGCGTATTCTTGTGCAAGGTCAT GCTGCTCGTCCGGCCACGACGGCCTCCAGTCACAACAACTCATCGCCTTCGCTGGGTTCCAAGCCACACAAATCGAACGTTTCGTCTCACACGGTTTCAAATACTTTGAACGACAACGCAAACAAGAAAGGACGTAAATGTCCACTGTGTTCAGAGTCGCACTTCATCGGCGCCTGTACACAGTACAAGAACG AATGTCCTTCGACCAAGAAATGCCTCGTGTGCGGAAAGAGTCACCACACGTCATTGCATGCCACTGATCACAGCTCTGTGTCCGCGGCGGAGGGTGCGTCACCCTCACCGGACAAGAACTCGTCGGCTGGCTCCGCAGCCTCAACTCTAGTGCAGGCTAATCATGTGAGCAAAGTCTTACCTTACACCAAGACCGTCCTACTCGGTACTGCTCTCGTCACACTCATTTCGGAGTCAAGACGACAAGTACCAGCCCACATCCTCATCCACCCTGGTTCGGAAGGATGCTTCATCAGTGAAGCGGCCACGCAAGCGCTTCAAGTGACACGCACACCAGTGTCAACTCCCATCAGCGGCGTCGCTGGTGCGAAAGCGGGGGTATCGAAAGGCGTCATCTCCGTCGTAGTGAGTTCACGGGTCGATCCTTCGGTACAAATCTCCGTTGCCGCGTATGTGCTCACGCGAGTCACACGTTCTCTACCGTCTCGCGCTGCTCCCAAAGTGCGATCGGATCATGTTATTGATCTCACACTTGCCGATCCTGAGTTTGACAAACCACGAAAAATCGACATGCTTCTTGGCGCAGACGTCTATCGTGAATTACTGTTGAGAAGCAATCGTTTCGGACCTCCTGGCACACCAGTTGCTCAAGAGACAATTTTCGGATGGATTCTGACAGGTCCAACATCGACAAATCCTGCTTTGTCAAACAAGGCATCGAGTAGGGTTCGAGCCCACCACTGCAGCACCGAGTCAGACCTCTCTGAGCTCGTGCGTAAATTCTGGGAACTCGACGAGCTCCCGACCAAGGAGCATGTCACCGAGGAGGAAGAGAAGTGCGAGAGTCTCTTCCGTGGAACTACGCGGCGCGATGAAACGGGTCGCTACGTAGTACGTCTCCCCTTCGGTAAGGACCTAGTCAGCTGTCTGGGCGAGTCCCACGCGTTCGCGTGTCGCGCGCTCGTTCGAAGTGAACGTCGCCGCGAGTCCGAGCCACAACTTGGAGCGGAATATTCGCGATTTCTTTCCGAATATCTCTCGCTTGGCCACATGGAACTAGCTCCGGTCGCAAACGCTGGTGCCTGTGCACCTCGGTATTACATGCATCACCACGCTGTTGTGCGAGAGGTACAAG GGCCCAAGTTGCAGACAGACATATCGGCCATTCTTACGCGATGGAGAAGACATCGCGTAGTGTTCGCAGCGGACATAGTAAAAATGTTTCGACAAATTCACGTGGCGCCCGAGGATTGCGATCTTCAGCGTATCGTCTGGCGAGAGTGTCCTGAGAGTCCTGTTCAAGATTTTCGCCTCCTCACCGTCACGTACGGAACGGCCTGCGCTTCATACCTGGCCATTCGCACGCTGCAGCGACTCGCTGAGGACGAAGCTCAGCAGTTTCCAACAGCTGTTCACGCTCGTCGTCATGACACTTACGTCAATGACACTCTTACTGGCACAGGCGACCTAACATCTGCGAGAGAATTGATGAAATCTCTTACAAATCTCCTGAAGAGTGGAGGTTTCGAAGTCGGCAAATGGATGTCGAACCATCCTGAACTGCTGGTCGGCATTGGCAACTGCGAAGCGTCTTCTCCGTCTGCTCGAAAATTCGAACCGAACGAATGGGTGGGAACTCTTGGCGTCGTTTGGACTCCTTCTGACGACTCCTTCCGGGTTAAACTTAACCTGGATCTGAATCACACCACAGCATCGAAGCGATCGCTTCTCTCCGAATTGGCACGAATATTCGACCCCCTTGGATGGCTCGCACCCGTGCTCGTATACGTGAAGATCTTCTTCCAGGATACATGGATCTCGGGAGCTACGTGGGATGACCCTCTACATGCGGAAACGCTCTCTCCGTGGCTGCACTTGCGATCAACGCTTCCACGGCTGGAAGACCTCGTCATACCGCGTTGGCTTGGTCTCACAACTCATCCGCGTCGGTATCAGCTTCACGGATTCTCGGATGCGTCAGAGCGCCCGTACACTCCTGCagtgtacgtacgtgtatgcAGTGAAGATGACTCATACACCGTATCCCTTCTGTGCTCGAAAACGAAGGTCGCTCCAGTGGAATCC AATCGTGTCGCAGAAATCCAAACACTGCTGCCTAACACGACGTGGCAGCACGTAAAATCAGCCGAGAATCCAGCAGATCTCGCAACTCGAAGTATCACACCAGAGCAAATCCTTCAAGCGGACCTCTGGTGGCAAGGTCCAAGCTGGCTGAAAGGACCTCAGTCCGAATGGCCGCAGCGCAAATTGGCATCTGTTGATATCACGGGTCTCGATACACACATCGAACCAATCGTGCATGCTACATGCATCGCGGAAGATAACGAAATTCTCTCTCGATTCTCCTTCCTGAAACGCTTGCTTCGAGTGACAGCATGGTGTTTACGCTGCCGGAATGGCATCCCAGCCGATCATCACGTTGCTCTGGGGGATTTACAACTCCTCAGTGCTTCAGAAATTGCAGCTGCTCGTGAGCGATGGATAATCATCACTCAAAGAGTAGCATTTCCCGACGAAATCGCTGCTCTACAAAACAAGAAACTGTTGCCCTCGCGCAGCGCCCTCACTCGACTTAACCCGTTCCTCGACGATGGAGGCGTACTCCGCCTTGGCGGGCGGCTTCAATGCGCTGTTCTCTCCTACCAGGAACGCCATCCCGCCATACTACTGGGATCATCGAGATTCACGGACCTCTTCATACGGCACGCACACGATATAACTCTACACGGCGGTGCACAGCTCACGGTGAGCCATCTCCTACGGCACTGTTGGATCCTAGGCGGACGCAACAAGGTTCGTTCGCTGGTGCGTCGGTGCATCGAATGTACTCGACACCGAGCGCCAATACCACAACAACAGATGGGTCAGCTGCCTACCGCACGAGTTAACAAACTTTCTCGACCGTTCGAGAAGGCAGGATTGGATTATGCCGGTCCATTCTTACTTCGAGCGAGCTCTGGTCGGGGACGAACAACATTCAAGGACTACATCGCGCTCTTCGTCTGTCTCGCAACGCGAGCCATTCATCTCGAGGTTGTAGGAAGCTACACGACTGCATCATTCCTTGCAGTGTTCAAACGCTTCACGGCACGTCACGGTATCTACTCAGAACTGCATAGTGACAACGGCACGAATTTCCGCGGAGCTGACCAAGAGCTTTGA